From the genome of Agromyces badenianii:
ACTCTTGAGGAACGGGCGGCCTTCGGGCCGCCCGTTCCTTGTGAGCGGCGATCCGGGCCACCGAGACGGCGACATCGCGGCGCTGTTCGCGCCATTCGTCCGGTGATGTCAACGGCGCTCGCGGCGAACCCGTAAGCTTATCCTGTGGGAACCCTGTATTACGGAGACTCCGGCACCCCGATCGGCATCGAGGACCGCGCTCTCGCGCACCTGAAGATCGCCATCACGACCAAGCTCCGCCGTGGTGAGTCCTTCACGCTCTCCTGGCAGCACGCCGAAGATCAGCCGCGTGGCCGCAGCACGCTGTGGCTGCACGCTTCCATCCCGCTCCGTTTCGTCTTCGACGAGCCCGAGGCGCCAGAACTCAGCCGCCAGTGGATCGAAGATCTGATGCGGTCGGCGAACAGCACCGGCGGCATCCGGCTGGTGCCCGAGCACCTCGACACCGACCCGATCCCGACGATCGCCGGCCAGCCCGTGCAGGTCGGCGTCGACGTGCAAGAGGTCGATTCCCCGACTGAATCGCAGCCCGCCTGAGCCCTCGGGCCTCGCGATTCGTGTCGCTCAGCCGATGGCGGATGCCTCGGTCTACTCGTCTTCGAGCTGTGCGCTCTCGGCCGGCTCGGGCACGAAATGCAGTCCGGCCGTGCTGTTGGCCGACAGCAGCATCTGCTCGATCCAGAGACGGTTCAACACCGGCGGCCGGTTGCCGCTGAAGACGAACTGCAGCGGAATCGATTCGTGCAGCCAGATCGTCGTGCGACCGCTGCCGTTCTCGACTCCGTGTTCCCATGTCATGGCGAAGCTCTCGGAGCGACGGAGCTTGTTGAGGATCGCCACACGAAGATGGGCCAGGGTGCGATCGTCGATGTCGATCTCACGCGGCGAAGAGTTGTAGATGAACTTGCCCATGCCGGAACTCTAGTCCGCACGGTGCTCGCTTCGGCACCATGCGAGCCAGAGAGTCTGCCCCTCAGATCACGTGCCCGTCGGGGTCCAGCGGATCGTTCCGTTGGATGCCGGGCTTTCGCGCGTCGAGGGGGTCGGCGTCGAGCTGCTGCGCATCGGGGTCGCTGAGCGATGGGCCGTCGATGGTCGAGGGCGGCAGGTCGCGCATGCGTCGACGTGCCGCGTCGTCGTTCGGCGGAGCGCCGGTGTCGGCGTCGGGTCGAAGGTCGTTCTCGGGGTCGGTGAGGGCGTGGGGAGTCTGCCCTCGCGGGTCGCCCATGACTTGCTCCTTTCGGGCGTGCGGATGATTCGGGGGCATCCGCTCAGTACACGGTAGGCACAGCCCGGTCGCCGCCGCCAAGGGGTTGACCGAACCGGGCCAGTCGCTCGCGCAGGAGGAGCCCGTCTCGATTGGCGCGATCAGAGCGCGTGCGTTAGAGTTGCGTGGTTGCCTGATCGCGAAGATCGCGAGGGTGACATCCCATGCGCCCGTAGCTCAACGGATAGAGCATCTGACTACGGATCAGAAGGTTGGGGGTTCGAATCCCTCCGGGCGCACACTGGTTGAGACAGTATCTCTGTTCTTCAGAGGCGTGGCGGCTCGCGAAAGCGGGCCGTTTTCGTTGCGGCCAGTCCGCCCTTGCGGCATCGTCCGATACGCTTCGAAGCTATGGGCGCGCTTCGCAAGACCCCGCCGTCTGCTGAGAATCACCTGAGTATCGGCGTGTGCGCCGCGCCGGAAAGGTGACGCGGAGGCTATTCCCCGGTTAGGCTCGAGACACATCTGAGTCCCGTGATCGAGAGTTCGGATATGAAAGGTGCGCGCGCCGGGTCTGACCCGGCTACGTTCTACCGGGCGGTCTTTCTGCGGCAGCGCACGAGCAGTCCCGACTTCGCCGACCGTGAAGGACACGTTCGGCGCGAAGTCCTGCGTGCGAGAGGCCCGGCATCCCTAATGCGGCGAATTTACATCCTGCTCATCGCGTGCGCCGTGTCGATCGTGCTGTATCGCGCGCTCGACCCGCGGTTCTCGCCGACGAACGCCGACCAGGTGATCGACCTGCTGTGGATGGCGCTCGCGCTCGCGGGAGGTGTGGCCGTCGGGGCCTCGCTCTTCCTGGCGTCGGCATCGCGGGCCGGGCTCGCCGGAATGGTACGCCTCGGTCTGCCGACGCTTCGCACGGAGCCTCGGGCCATCGTCAACGGGCTCACCTGGGCCGCGATCGCGCTGCTCGCGGTGCACTTCACGGCCGCGGCCTTCGACGGGTTGCCCGGCGGCCACCGCTTGGCGGGCGTCGTGCTCGGCGCCGCCTTCGGAATCGGAACCTTCCGCCTGCATCGGCACGCGATCGAGCACGAGGTGTACCGCAACTTCAACCTCGTCGCGATGCTGCTCGCCGCTGGAAGCCTTGCGAGCATGAGCATCACCCCGACCGGCGAGTGGTGGACGCACAACTTCAGCACGCTCGGCACCTCGAACGACCTCGCCGCGGCCTGCTTCAATGGCGCGGTCATCGTGTCAGGGCTCGGCATGGCCGGGTTGTCGGCCTCGCTCACTCGAGCGCTCGCCCAGGGCCCGTTCGGCCTGCGCCGCGGCGCACGTTCCGTGATGCAGACGCTCATCGCCCTCGTCGGGGTGAGCCTCATGGGCGTCGGCGTGGTGCCGATCGACAGCGCCACCGACCTGCACAACATGTTCGCCATCGGGGCGGCCGCCTTCTTCGCGCTGCTGTGCCTCGGCGTGCAGTTCTTCGCCTCGCGCATGCCTCGGTCATTCGTGTTCTTCTCGTACGGCTCCCTCGCACTCGAGGTCGTCGCGATGGTGGCCTACGATCGGCTCAGCATCTTCAGCCTCACGGTGTTCGAGATCGTCGCCTTCGCGCTCATGTTCGCGTGGCTCATCGCCCTCGTCGTGGCCACGGTGCACGAGCACAGCGACAGCACGGCGGATGCCCCGGCGGCATCCCGATGCATCCCTCGCCGTTCTTCGCGCCCGATCTTGACGGTGCACCGCGACCGCACCGACGCCGCTGCAATCGCTCGGTTCGGTCCGAGTGTTCGGGTCACGAGCGCCTCGGGGCGCGGCTCAGCGGCGGTGTTGACTTCGAGCCGGCGCGACGGACAGCCCATGTGCCACGACGTGCCGCCGCGAACCGTGCGATTCCGCTCGCTCCGGCCGCAGCCCGGGCCTGCGCACCCTCGTCGCGGTGAGCGCCGATCACGGCGAGTCGGCCCTACCGGTCGAGTAGAGTCACGCCATGGCCACCGATATCGTTGACATCGTCCGCAACGATGACCGGCACCGCTATGAACTCTCATTCGCCGGCGAACGCGCCGGGTTCGCGCAGTACCGCCTTCATGACGGCACGATCGTCTTCACGCACACGGTGGTGCTGCCCGAGTTCGAGGGACGCGGCCTCGGCAGCAGGCTCGCGAAGTTCGTGCTCGACGACGCCGTGACGCGTGGGCAGCGCATCGTGCCGGAGTGCCCGTTCATCGCCGCCTACCTCCGGCGGCACGAGGAGTACGAAGCGTCGATCGACTGGCCCTGACGCCGCGTTCCGCGGCTCGGCCCGGTCCTGGCAGGCCCTCACCCCCCAATCGGGGAAGTATCCGCGCGCCGAACCGGCGACTACGATGCGA
Proteins encoded in this window:
- a CDS encoding GNAT family N-acetyltransferase; the protein is MATDIVDIVRNDDRHRYELSFAGERAGFAQYRLHDGTIVFTHTVVLPEFEGRGLGSRLAKFVLDDAVTRGQRIVPECPFIAAYLRRHEEYEASIDWP
- a CDS encoding ATP-dependent DNA ligase, yielding MGKFIYNSSPREIDIDDRTLAHLRVAILNKLRRSESFAMTWEHGVENGSGRTTIWLHESIPLQFVFSGNRPPVLNRLWIEQMLLSANSTAGLHFVPEPAESAQLEDE